One segment of Streptomyces sp. XD-27 DNA contains the following:
- the tpiA gene encoding triose-phosphate isomerase, with protein MSDRIPLMAGNWKMNLNHLEAIAHVQKLAFALADKDYEAVEVAVLPPFTDLRSVQTLVEGDKLKIKYGAQDLSAQDSGAYTGEVSGPMLAKLKCAYVAIGHSERRQYHAETDELCNAKVKAAYRHGLTPILCVGEGLDVRKAGNQVAHTLAQVDGALKDIPAEQAETIVIAYEPVWAIGTGEVATPEDAQEVCGAIRGRLAELYSQELADKVRIQYGGSVKAGNVAAIMAQPDVDGALVGGAALDADEFVKIVRFRDQ; from the coding sequence GTGAGTGACCGCATCCCGCTGATGGCGGGCAACTGGAAGATGAACCTCAACCACCTCGAGGCCATCGCGCACGTCCAGAAGCTCGCCTTCGCGCTCGCCGACAAGGACTACGAGGCCGTCGAGGTCGCGGTCCTGCCGCCCTTCACCGACCTGCGCTCGGTGCAGACGCTGGTCGAGGGCGACAAGTTGAAGATCAAGTACGGTGCCCAGGACCTCTCGGCGCAGGACTCCGGGGCGTACACCGGCGAGGTCTCCGGCCCGATGCTCGCCAAGCTGAAGTGTGCCTACGTCGCCATCGGGCACTCCGAGCGGCGGCAGTACCACGCCGAGACCGACGAGCTGTGCAACGCCAAGGTGAAGGCCGCGTACCGGCACGGCCTCACCCCGATCCTGTGTGTCGGCGAGGGCCTGGACGTCCGCAAGGCCGGCAACCAGGTCGCGCACACCCTCGCGCAGGTCGACGGCGCTCTGAAGGACATCCCGGCCGAGCAGGCCGAGACGATCGTGATCGCCTACGAGCCGGTCTGGGCCATCGGCACCGGCGAGGTCGCCACGCCCGAGGACGCCCAGGAGGTCTGCGGTGCGATCCGCGGCCGGCTGGCCGAGCTGTACAGCCAGGAGCTGGCCGACAAGGTCCGCATCCAGTACGGCGGCTCGGTGAAGGCCGGGAACGTCGCGGCGATCATGGCGCAGCCGGACGTGGACGGCGCGCTGGTCGGCGGCGCGGCGCTGGACGCCGACGAGTTCGTCAAGATCGTCCGGTTCCGGGACCAGTAA
- the pgk gene encoding phosphoglycerate kinase: MKTIADLEVAGKRVFVRADLNVPLDGDTITDDGRIRAVAPTIAKLAEAGAKVIVASHLGRPKGAPDPQFSLQPVAKRLGEILGKPVAFATDTVGDSAKATVAALGDGEVTLLENLRFNAGETSKDDAERAAFADQLAALADVYVGDGFGAVHRKHASVYDLPARLPHAAGDLIATEVGVLKKLTEDVKRPYVVVLGGAKVSDKLAVIDELLGKADRLLIGGGMAYTFLKAKGYEVGISLLQEDQIPAVTEYMERAERNGVELVLPVDILASADFPDLKTKAPADFVTVDADKIPSDKEGLDIGPKTRELYASKLADAATVFWNGPLGVFEHPDYAGGTTAIARALLDTDAFTVVGGGDSAAAVRTLGFDETAFGHISTGGGASLEYLEGKTLPGLAALED; the protein is encoded by the coding sequence ATGAAGACGATCGCCGACCTCGAGGTCGCCGGTAAGCGGGTCTTCGTCCGCGCCGACCTCAACGTCCCGCTCGACGGCGACACCATCACCGACGACGGCCGGATCCGGGCCGTCGCGCCGACCATCGCCAAGCTGGCCGAGGCCGGTGCCAAGGTGATCGTCGCCTCCCACCTGGGCCGTCCCAAGGGCGCCCCGGACCCGCAGTTCTCGCTTCAGCCGGTCGCCAAGCGGCTCGGTGAGATCCTCGGCAAGCCGGTCGCCTTCGCGACCGACACCGTGGGGGACAGCGCGAAGGCCACCGTCGCCGCTCTCGGCGACGGCGAGGTCACGCTGCTGGAGAACCTCCGCTTCAACGCCGGCGAGACCAGCAAGGACGACGCCGAGCGGGCCGCCTTCGCCGACCAGCTCGCCGCGCTCGCGGACGTGTACGTCGGCGACGGCTTCGGCGCCGTGCACCGCAAGCACGCCTCGGTCTACGACCTCCCGGCCCGGCTGCCGCACGCCGCGGGCGACCTGATCGCCACCGAGGTCGGCGTCCTGAAGAAGCTCACCGAGGACGTCAAGCGCCCGTACGTGGTCGTGCTCGGCGGCGCCAAGGTCTCCGACAAGCTCGCCGTCATCGACGAGCTGCTCGGCAAGGCCGACCGCCTGCTGATCGGCGGCGGCATGGCGTACACCTTCCTCAAGGCCAAGGGCTACGAGGTCGGCATCTCCCTCCTTCAGGAGGACCAGATCCCGGCCGTCACCGAGTACATGGAGCGGGCCGAGCGGAACGGCGTCGAGCTGGTCCTGCCGGTCGACATCCTGGCCTCGGCCGACTTCCCGGACCTGAAGACGAAGGCCCCCGCGGACTTCGTCACCGTCGACGCCGACAAGATCCCCTCCGACAAGGAGGGCCTGGACATCGGCCCGAAGACCCGCGAGCTGTACGCGTCCAAGCTCGCCGACGCCGCGACCGTCTTCTGGAACGGACCGCTCGGTGTCTTCGAGCACCCGGACTACGCCGGTGGCACGACCGCCATCGCCCGGGCGCTCCTCGACACCGACGCCTTCACCGTCGTCGGCGGTGGCGACTCGGCCGCGGCCGTCCGCACGCTCGGCTTCGACGAGACCGCTTTCGGCCACATTTCGACCGGTGGCGGGGCCAGCCTCGAATACCTTGAGGGCAAGACCCTCCCCGGCCTCGCCGCACTGGAGGACTGA
- the gap gene encoding type I glyceraldehyde-3-phosphate dehydrogenase produces the protein MTIRVGINGFGRIGRNYFRALLEQGADIEIVGVNDLTDNATLVHLLKYDTILGRLKHEVSHTDDTITVGNQTFKTLAERDPANLPWAELGADIVVESTGIFTKRDDAAKHLAAGAKKVLISAPAKGEDITIVMGVNQDKYDAANHHVISNASCTTNCVAPMAKVLDENFGITKGLMTTVHAYTNDQRILDFPHSDLRRARAAAQNIIPTSTGAAKATALVLPQLKGKLDGIAMRVPVPTGSVTDLVLELDREVTKEEINTAFQKAAEGQLKGILEYTEDAIVSSDIVNWPASCTFDASLTMAQGKQVKVVGWYDNEWGYSNRLVDLTVFVGGQL, from the coding sequence GTGACGATCCGCGTAGGCATCAACGGCTTCGGCCGCATCGGCCGCAACTACTTCCGCGCGCTCCTGGAGCAGGGCGCGGACATCGAGATCGTCGGTGTCAACGACCTGACCGACAACGCCACCCTGGTCCACCTCCTGAAGTACGACACCATCCTGGGTCGGCTGAAGCACGAGGTCAGCCACACCGACGACACCATCACCGTCGGCAACCAGACCTTCAAGACCCTCGCCGAGCGTGACCCGGCGAACCTTCCGTGGGCCGAGCTGGGCGCCGACATCGTCGTCGAGTCCACCGGCATCTTCACCAAGCGCGACGACGCGGCCAAGCACCTGGCCGCCGGCGCCAAGAAGGTCCTGATCTCCGCGCCCGCCAAGGGCGAGGACATCACGATCGTGATGGGCGTCAACCAGGACAAGTACGACGCGGCCAACCACCACGTCATCTCCAACGCCTCCTGCACCACCAACTGCGTGGCGCCGATGGCCAAGGTTCTCGACGAGAACTTCGGCATCACCAAGGGCCTGATGACGACCGTCCACGCGTACACCAACGACCAGCGCATCCTGGACTTCCCGCACAGCGACCTGCGCCGCGCGCGGGCCGCCGCGCAGAACATCATCCCGACCTCGACGGGTGCCGCCAAGGCCACCGCCCTGGTCCTGCCGCAGCTCAAGGGCAAGCTGGACGGCATCGCCATGCGCGTCCCGGTCCCGACCGGCTCGGTCACCGACCTCGTCCTGGAGCTCGACCGCGAGGTCACCAAGGAAGAGATCAACACCGCCTTCCAGAAGGCCGCCGAGGGCCAGCTCAAGGGCATCCTCGAGTACACCGAGGACGCCATCGTCTCGTCCGACATCGTCAACTGGCCGGCGTCCTGCACCTTCGACGCCTCGCTGACGATGGCCCAGGGCAAGCAGGTCAAGGTCGTCGGCTGGTACGACAACGAGTGGGGCTACTCCAACCGCCTGGTGGACCTGACCGTCTTCGTCGGCGGCCAGCTCTGA
- the whiA gene encoding DNA-binding protein WhiA encodes MAMTPAVKDEISRLPVTRTCCRKAEVSAILRFAGGLHLVSGRIVIEAELDTGIAARRLRKDILEIFGHASDLVVMAPGGLRRGSRYVVRVVAGGDQLARQTGLVDGRGRPIRGLPPQVVSGATCDAEAAWRGAFLAHGSLTEPGRSSSLEVTCPGPEAALALVGAARRLQIAAKAREVRGVDRVVVRDGDAIGALLTRLGAHESVLAWEERRMRREVRATANRLANFDDANLRRSARAAVAAGARVQRALEILGDEVPEHLAAAGRLRMEHKQASLEELGALADPPLTKDAVAGRIRRLLAMADKRAQDLGIPGTESSLTEEMAEGMVG; translated from the coding sequence ATGGCGATGACGCCAGCGGTGAAGGACGAAATCTCCCGGCTTCCCGTCACCCGGACGTGCTGCCGGAAGGCGGAAGTCTCGGCGATCCTGAGGTTCGCGGGTGGCCTGCACCTGGTCAGCGGACGCATCGTGATCGAGGCCGAACTGGACACCGGCATCGCCGCCCGGCGGCTGCGCAAGGACATCCTGGAGATCTTCGGGCACGCCTCCGACCTGGTGGTGATGGCCCCGGGCGGGCTGCGCCGCGGCAGCCGGTACGTGGTCCGGGTGGTCGCCGGCGGTGACCAGCTGGCCCGCCAGACCGGCCTGGTCGACGGCCGCGGCCGTCCCATCCGCGGCCTGCCCCCGCAGGTCGTCTCCGGCGCCACCTGCGACGCCGAGGCCGCCTGGCGCGGCGCCTTCCTCGCCCACGGCTCGCTCACCGAGCCCGGCCGCTCCTCCTCGCTGGAGGTCACCTGTCCGGGCCCCGAGGCCGCCCTCGCGCTGGTCGGCGCGGCCCGCCGCCTCCAGATCGCGGCCAAGGCGCGCGAGGTGCGCGGCGTGGACCGGGTGGTCGTCCGCGACGGTGACGCGATCGGCGCGCTGCTGACCCGGCTCGGGGCCCACGAGTCGGTCCTGGCCTGGGAGGAGCGGCGGATGCGCCGCGAGGTGCGGGCCACCGCCAACCGGCTGGCCAACTTCGACGACGCCAACCTGCGCCGCTCGGCGCGGGCCGCCGTCGCCGCGGGCGCGCGGGTGCAGCGCGCCCTGGAGATCCTCGGCGACGAGGTGCCGGAGCACCTCGCGGCGGCCGGGCGGCTGCGTATGGAGCACAAGCAGGCATCCCTGGAGGAGCTGGGGGCGCTCGCCGACCCGCCGCTGACCAAGGACGCCGTCGCGGGCCGTATCCGCCGGCTGCTGGCCATGGCCGACAAGCGCGCACAGGACCTCGGGATCCCCGGTACGGAATCCAGCCTGACCGAGGAGATGGCCGAGGGCATGGTCGGCTGA
- the rapZ gene encoding RNase adapter RapZ: MNAHDTDGDGAQVSTGTNGDTAETSAIPELVIISGMSGAGRSTAAKCLEDLGWFVVDNLPPALIPTMVDLGARSQGNVARIAVVVDVRGRRFFDNLRESLADLEAKHVKRRVLFLEASDDALVRRFESVRRPHPLQGDGRIVDGIAAERDLLRELRGDADLVIDTSSLNVHELRAKMDAQFAGDEEPELRATVMSFGYKYGLPVDADLVVDCRFLPNPHWVPELRPFTGLNEEVSGYVFNQPGAKEFLDRYAELLQLIATGYRREGKRYVTIAVGCTGGKHRSVAMSERLAARLAAEGVETVVVHRDMGRE, encoded by the coding sequence ATGAACGCGCATGACACCGACGGAGACGGAGCACAGGTGAGTACGGGCACGAACGGGGACACGGCCGAGACCTCGGCCATCCCCGAGCTGGTGATCATCTCTGGCATGTCCGGGGCGGGCCGCAGCACCGCCGCCAAGTGCCTGGAGGACCTCGGCTGGTTCGTCGTGGACAACCTGCCGCCCGCCCTGATCCCCACCATGGTGGACCTCGGCGCCCGCTCGCAGGGGAACGTGGCCCGGATCGCCGTCGTCGTGGACGTGCGCGGCCGCCGGTTCTTCGACAACCTCCGCGAGTCCCTGGCCGACCTGGAGGCCAAGCACGTCAAGCGCCGTGTGCTGTTCCTGGAGGCGTCCGACGACGCGCTGGTGCGCCGGTTCGAGTCCGTACGCCGCCCGCACCCGCTCCAGGGCGACGGGCGGATCGTGGACGGCATCGCCGCCGAGCGCGACCTGCTGCGCGAGCTGCGCGGCGACGCCGACCTGGTGATCGACACCTCCAGCCTCAACGTGCACGAGCTGCGCGCCAAGATGGACGCCCAGTTCGCCGGCGACGAGGAGCCGGAGCTGCGCGCCACCGTCATGTCGTTCGGCTACAAGTACGGCCTGCCGGTCGACGCCGACCTCGTGGTCGACTGCCGCTTCCTGCCGAACCCGCACTGGGTGCCGGAGCTGCGCCCCTTCACCGGGCTCAACGAGGAGGTGTCCGGCTACGTCTTCAACCAGCCCGGCGCCAAGGAGTTCCTCGACCGCTACGCCGAGCTGCTCCAGCTGATCGCCACGGGATACCGGCGCGAGGGCAAGCGCTATGTGACCATCGCCGTCGGGTGCACCGGCGGCAAGCACCGCAGCGTCGCGATGTCCGAGCGGCTCGCCGCCCGGCTCGCCGCCGAAGGCGTGGAGACCGTCGTCGTCCACCGCGACATGGGGCGCGAGTGA
- the uvrC gene encoding excinuclease ABC subunit UvrC — protein MADPSSYRPKPGQIPDSPGVYRFRDEHGRVIYVGKAKSLRQRLSSYFQDLANLHPRTRTMVTTAASVEWTVVSTEVEALQLEYSWIKEFDPRFNVKYRDDKSYPSLAVTMGEEFPRVQVMRGPKKKGVRYFGPYAHAWAIRETVDLMLRVFPVRTCSAGVFKRSHQIGRPCLLGYIGKCSAPCVGRVTAEEHRELAEEFCDFMAGRTGTYLRRLEQEMHQAAEEMEYERAARLRDDIEALRRAMEKNAVVLADATDADLIAVAEDELEAAVQIFHVRGGRVRGQRGWVTDKVEAVDTAGLVEHALQQLYGEEKGDAVPKEVLVPALPDPVAPVAQWLTERRGARVDLRIPQRGDKKDLMATVQRNAQQALVLHKTKRASDLTTRSRALEEIAEALDLDSAPLRIECFDISHFQGDDVVASMVVFEDGLARKSEYRRFQVKSFAGQDDVRSMHEVVSRRFRRYLQEKQKTGEWQEEDATDVTEANGGPIGEDGRPKKFAYPPQLVVVDGGAPQVAAAKKALEELGVDDVAVCGLAKRLEEVWLPGEHDPVVLPRSSEGLYLLQRVRDEAHRFAITYQRSKRAKTMKAGPLDAVPGLGGTRRQALLKHFGSVKRLRAATVDEICQVPGIGRKTAETVAAALAQAAPAAPAVNTATGEILDGEEG, from the coding sequence ATGGCCGACCCCAGCAGCTACCGACCCAAGCCGGGACAGATCCCCGACTCGCCGGGGGTCTACAGGTTCCGGGACGAGCACGGCCGGGTGATCTACGTCGGAAAGGCGAAGAGCCTGCGCCAGCGGCTCTCCTCGTACTTCCAGGACCTGGCGAACCTCCACCCGCGCACCCGCACCATGGTCACCACCGCGGCGTCCGTGGAGTGGACCGTGGTCTCCACCGAGGTCGAGGCGCTGCAGCTCGAGTACTCCTGGATCAAGGAGTTCGACCCCCGGTTCAACGTCAAGTACCGGGACGACAAAAGCTATCCGTCCCTGGCGGTCACCATGGGCGAGGAGTTCCCCCGCGTCCAGGTGATGCGCGGCCCCAAGAAGAAGGGCGTGCGCTACTTCGGCCCGTACGCCCACGCCTGGGCCATCCGCGAGACCGTCGACCTCATGCTGCGGGTCTTCCCCGTACGGACCTGCTCCGCCGGGGTCTTCAAGCGTTCCCACCAGATCGGCCGGCCCTGCCTCCTCGGCTACATCGGCAAGTGCTCCGCCCCGTGCGTCGGCCGGGTCACCGCCGAAGAGCACCGCGAACTCGCCGAGGAGTTCTGCGACTTCATGGCCGGCCGCACCGGCACCTACCTGCGCCGCCTCGAACAGGAGATGCACCAGGCCGCCGAGGAGATGGAGTACGAGCGGGCGGCCCGGCTGCGCGACGACATCGAGGCGCTCAGGCGCGCCATGGAGAAGAACGCCGTCGTCCTCGCCGACGCCACCGACGCCGACCTGATCGCCGTCGCCGAGGACGAGCTCGAAGCCGCGGTCCAGATCTTCCACGTGCGCGGCGGCCGGGTCCGCGGCCAGCGCGGCTGGGTCACCGACAAGGTCGAGGCCGTGGACACCGCGGGCCTGGTCGAACACGCCCTCCAGCAGCTCTACGGCGAGGAGAAGGGCGACGCCGTGCCCAAGGAGGTCCTGGTGCCCGCCCTGCCGGACCCCGTCGCACCGGTCGCCCAGTGGCTCACCGAGCGCCGCGGCGCCCGCGTCGACCTGCGGATACCGCAGCGCGGCGACAAGAAGGACCTGATGGCGACGGTGCAGCGGAACGCCCAGCAGGCGCTCGTGCTGCACAAGACCAAGCGCGCCTCGGACCTGACCACCCGCTCCCGCGCGCTGGAGGAGATCGCCGAGGCCCTGGACCTGGACTCCGCGCCGCTGCGCATCGAGTGCTTCGACATCTCGCACTTCCAGGGCGACGACGTCGTGGCCTCCATGGTCGTCTTCGAGGACGGCCTGGCGCGCAAGAGCGAGTACCGCCGCTTCCAGGTCAAGAGCTTCGCAGGGCAGGACGACGTCCGCTCCATGCACGAGGTCGTCAGCCGCCGCTTCCGCCGGTATCTCCAGGAGAAGCAGAAGACGGGGGAGTGGCAGGAGGAAGACGCCACCGACGTCACCGAGGCGAACGGCGGGCCCATCGGCGAGGACGGCAGGCCGAAGAAGTTCGCCTACCCGCCCCAGCTGGTCGTCGTCGACGGCGGCGCGCCGCAGGTCGCCGCCGCCAAGAAGGCTCTGGAGGAGCTCGGCGTCGACGACGTCGCCGTCTGCGGCCTGGCCAAGCGCCTCGAAGAGGTCTGGCTGCCCGGCGAGCACGACCCCGTGGTGCTGCCCCGCAGCAGCGAGGGGCTCTACCTCCTCCAGCGGGTCCGCGACGAGGCCCACCGGTTCGCCATCACCTACCAGCGCAGCAAGCGCGCCAAGACCATGAAGGCCGGCCCGCTCGACGCGGTGCCGGGCCTGGGCGGCACCCGCCGCCAGGCGCTGCTGAAGCACTTCGGCTCGGTCAAGCGGCTGCGCGCGGCCACCGTCGACGAGATCTGCCAGGTCCCCGGCATCGGCCGCAAGACGGCCGAGACCGTCGCCGCGGCCCTGGCGCAGGCGGCTCCGGCCGCCCCGGCGGTCAACACCGCCACCGGCGAGATTCTCGACGGAGAAGAGGGCTGA
- a CDS encoding papain-like cysteine protease family protein produces the protein MSLVSHASRIRGRRGRRLSVAALAAAALLALPTATASAAHAPGSGTKDTKAVAAEDLYYNQLDITMQAQQKTNWCWAASGNTIATWYGRNYSQNQFCNAAFDRAQGYDCPNWQATLGNVQTGLRWAGISPGSYVNGWLRYSTVVSEIDADRPIETRIQWSSGGGHMHVVYGYDDENSLVYWGDPWPSSNRYNWASHSWYVNNNQFSWTHSLYRIGA, from the coding sequence ATGTCTCTCGTTTCCCATGCATCGCGTATACGCGGAAGGCGCGGCAGACGGCTGTCCGTCGCCGCGCTGGCCGCCGCCGCGCTGCTCGCGCTGCCCACGGCGACCGCGAGCGCGGCACACGCGCCCGGCAGCGGCACCAAGGACACCAAGGCCGTCGCCGCGGAGGACCTCTACTACAACCAGCTCGACATCACCATGCAGGCGCAGCAGAAGACCAACTGGTGCTGGGCCGCGTCGGGCAACACCATCGCCACCTGGTACGGCCGCAACTACAGCCAGAACCAGTTCTGCAACGCCGCGTTCGACCGCGCCCAGGGCTACGACTGCCCCAACTGGCAGGCGACTCTCGGTAATGTGCAGACCGGGCTGAGATGGGCCGGTATATCCCCCGGCTCCTACGTGAACGGATGGCTGCGCTACTCCACCGTCGTGAGCGAGATCGACGCGGACCGTCCGATCGAGACCCGTATCCAGTGGTCGTCGGGAGGTGGGCACATGCACGTCGTGTACGGCTACGACGACGAGAACAGCCTGGTGTACTGGGGTGACCCGTGGCCGTCCAGCAACCGCTACAACTGGGCCTCTCACAGCTGGTACGTGAACAACAACCAGTTCTCCTGGACCCACTCGCTCTACCGGATCGGGGCGTGA